CAGAATATGTTCTTCAAATTCTTTTTCAAAATTTTCTAAATCTCCAATATAATCTACACCTTTGTTGAAACGTCCAGTAAATTTAGGAGCAATGGTTTGTACAGGAACCTCCATATTAGCAAGCATTTTTAGAATAAACAACATTTCAATAGGAGTTTGAGGTACTTCTACTTCATCCATAGAAATTTCTGTAATGAATTTTTCTTTGCCTTTTTCTTTTTTCAAGAATTGATATATTTCTGAGGCGTGTTTTGTCGCGGCTAAGAATTTATATGTAACATTTTCCACTAATTCTTTGGTTACATTTAGTGGTTCACTAATCTCGGGTACAGAAAGTTTACCGATGTATTTTTCGCAAGAAGCAATGAATGTATCAATATCTTTTTGTTCACTTTTTTTACCTATTAGTGCAGCAATATCTAAAGTGAAAAAATTTGAAACTTTTATAAAGGGAGCTACCGTATTTAAATTGATGTGATCAGCATCGACAAAATAATTTCCTTTGAAATTCAATTTTTTAACCGCGCTATCTGCTTCATTACGTGTGTCATCCGGTTTTGAGTGTACGTATGTATGCTCACGGTTGGACTTATTCCAAACGGGACTTACCTTTATTCCTTCATTATTGGCTCCCATTATGGCTCTCAGTTGCGCTTCTCCTTGATGTGAGAAGCGATCGCCAATACCTATACTATATTTATCTAGTTTCATAAATAATTGTTTTTATTTTTTTATCGGCTCAAGTTTGATACTTTAATTTTAATTTCTAATTTAATTTATAACAACTTGTAGAATTAATAAATATTTATCAGAGTGAATCAATGTTGGTTTTGAAAAATGAAATTTTTTATACTTATAATCTTATAACTGGTTGATAGTGAGCATATTTCTTGTTTGTTTGATTTTATATGGCGCCTTGATGTTATTCGTTTTAAGAAAAAGTGATAAAAACCAACTTATTATCG
The genomic region above belongs to uncultured Paludibacter sp. and contains:
- a CDS encoding conserved hypothetical protein (Evidence 4 : Unknown function but conserved in other organisms), which encodes MKLDKYSIGIGDRFSHQGEAQLRAIMGANNEGIKVSPVWNKSNREHTYVHSKPDDTRNEADSAVKKLNFKGNYFVDADHINLNTVAPFIKVSNFFTLDIAALIGKKSEQKDIDTFIASCEKYIGKLSVPEISEPLNVTKELVENVTYKFLAATKHASEIYQFLKKEKGKEKFITEISMDEVEVPQTPIEMLFILKMLANMEVPVQTIAPKFTGRFNKGVDYIGDLENFEKEFEEHILVIDFAIKEFGLPKELKISIHSGSDKFSIYPIINKIIKKHDKGLHLKTAGTTWLEEVIGLAKAEGDGLKLAKKIYATSFNRSAELCAPYADVINIDNSKLPSIEEVNIWTSKKFVDALQHEQDCPDYNPDFRQLIHVAYKVAAELGTEFTNMLKKNSNVIGKCVEDNIYRRHIKKIFVQDIN